One window from the genome of Mastacembelus armatus chromosome 18, fMasArm1.2, whole genome shotgun sequence encodes:
- the LOC113140058 gene encoding low affinity immunoglobulin gamma Fc region receptor II-like has product MDQTSLQLLLSLLSVLSCTTDQARLTLSPSSSQFFQWSSLSLSCEEDDSSAGWTLRRNATRETRTQCGADWGTSAGSSCNISDLYPFDSGVYWCESREGATSQSINITVSGGAVILQSPVLPVMEGENITLICRTQTSSDLPADFYKHGSLIIDRPTGHVTILHVSKADEGVYSCNIRGHGESPPGWISVTEKPATAPAPTTAPPPPPPLLCVLLAVASVCGLVLLVLLVLLVRRHVQRKPKAAEDDAGEHPITYSEVNTFNQKEQRSRRSRDRDPAPVYSAVRTEDVTYGQIVIRDTKAKKQEFQAEPDVVYSPLR; this is encoded by the exons ATGGACCAAacgtctctgcagctgctgctct ctttgctgtcagtgctgagctgcacaacagaccaag ctcgtctgactctgagtcccagcagctcccagttCTTCCAGTGGAGCTCTTTGTCTCTaagctgtgaggaggacgacagctctgctggatggaccctgaggaggaacgcaaccagagaaaccaggactcagtgtggagctgactggggaacatcagctggttcttcctgtaACATCAGTGACCTCTACCCATTCgacagtggagtttactggtgtgaatccagagagggagcaaccagtcagagcatcaacatcactgtcagtg gtggagcagtgatcctgcagagtcctgtcctccctgtgatggagggagaaaacatcaccctgatctgTAGAACCCAGACATCCTCCGACCTCCCGGCTGATTTCTATAAACACGGCTCCCTCATCATCGATCGGCCTACGGGTCACgtgaccatcctccatgtttccaaggccgatgaaggcgtctacagctgtaacatcaggggccatggagagtctccacccggctggatctctgtcacag AGAAACCAGCCACTGCACCTGCACCAACcactgcacctcctcctcctcctcctcttctctgtgtgttgttggctgTAGCATCAGTCTGTGGTCTGGTTCTCCTGGTGTTACTGGTTCTACTGGTGAGAcgacatgttcagaggaaacCTAAAG ctgctgaagatgATGCTGGAGAACATCCCATCACGTACAGTGAGGTCAACACATTCAATCAAaaagagcagaggagcagaCGGAGCAGAG ACAGAGATCCAGCTCCAGTCTACTCAGCAGTGAGAACTGAAGACGTCACTTATGGACAAATCGTCATCAGAGACACCAAAGCAAAGAAACAAG agttTCAGGCAGAGCCAGATGTCGTCTACTCACCACTGAGGTAG